The window GCCATGCACTCGGCAAGCTCTTGGGGCTTGTCGATGAAGCGATAGAAAAGCCATTCGTCTTGAATGGCGGCGACGGCAAGGTACTTGCTACCCGCGAAGCCCTCGCCTACGAGCTGCAATTCGAGTAGGGCTTGGCTATGGTCATCGTTGAGGGAAACGGCTTGGCAAATTGCTTTGCAGACCTTTCCCTCAAAGCTGATTTCGTACCGACCGTCCTGCAAACGGCGCACGCTATAGGGCTCGCCGGCGGGATCGTCGCCAAACACGGGAGATTCAAAGGACTGCCACTTGCCCTCCAGGGGAAATCGCGAAGCCTGCGGGTCGGTGACTATAGCTCTTGCAACAATGACCGACGTACTCTTATCACATCCCAAGAAGAGTAGGGCGGAGAGACCAAGCACCGTAGCTGTCTTAACCATGGAGGCACCCCTGTTAGTAGCAACCTGTCAGGCGGAGAGGTGGTGAACAGCAGCGTCAACAGGCGAGCGCATTGCCGACGCGACGAGCCGCAAATGTGAATCAACTGAAAACATCTAGGGCGAGCCATCTCTCTGCGCGGTTGCTAGCGTGTGCGCCTTGCCTCGCGGGCTGACGAGGTAGTCCACAGCAGCCGACGGATTACATCCGTCGGACGGACCTGGGGTTGTGGTTGCAATCTCGCAGGGCATGCGCCGTAGCCCCGACTGCGGGACTCCTCATCCACTCGGCGAACGCCCCAATTCCTGGCAGGGGGTTCCGTTGGCATTTATAATAATGAGGCTCTCGGAACAGGGCTCTTACTATGGCGCTCTCTGCGGTCGCAGGTCGGATTCGAAGGCCTGGCCAGAGGGCCCGCTTCTGGGGGAAGCAACCGCCTTTCTTCCCCGCTCACTGATGGCCGCTCCGCGCGGCCCAACCGTCGGCGCCTCCCGCGATTGACCTCGAAAGACCTCCCCATGTTTGCTGCTACGCGTCACGCCGATTCGCCCAACCAGACTCGCTACCGCTGCGGGCTGGCCTTCGTGCTGATGGCGGCCGCGCTCGCGCCGGGCGTGGCGGTGGCCGCGAACGGCACGGGGCAGGTCTTTGCCTACTTCCAGGGCCCGTGGCCGACCGGCGGGCACAGCGGCGTCTACATGAGCTACAGCTCCGACGGGCTCAACTTTCAGCCGATGAACAACGGCGACCCGGTGTACGTCCCGCCTGAGGCTTGGGGCCCCGGCTCCAGCACCAACACCATCGACGAAGACCAGACCCGCGACCCGTCGGTCCTGTACGGGCCGGACGGCTACTTCCACATGGTGTGGACCTCGGGCATCTCGACGCGGTCGATCGGCTACGCGAAGTCGGCCGACCTGAAGACCTGGACCGACGAGCAGCTGATCGACATCTGGAGCCCCAGCACGGTGGTCGACCACACCTGGGCGCCCGAGCTGTTCTACGACGCCGCGAACTCGCAGTACCAGATCATCTTCGCGTCGAACCTGAACGGCGGCGACCACAAGCTGTACTCGATCACCACGAGCGACTTCTCGAGCTTCAGCACGGCCGACCCCAACAACCCGTACTTCTACAACGGCGCCACGATTATCGACGCGATGATCGCGGAGGACTCGGCCAACAACCGCTACCTGATGGCGGTGAAGGACGAGCAGAACGGCGCCAAGAACATCCGCCTGGCGACCGCCCCGACCGCGCAGGGGCCGTGGACCACCGACAACCCGGTCATCGTCGGGCCCGGCTCGGCGATCGAGGGGAACGTGACCGAGGGGCCCTCGCTCCTCAAGGTCGACGACACCTGGCTGCTGTACTACGACGCCTACGGCGCCGGCTACTTCGGCGTCGCGGCCACGTCGGACGCCGACCCGGCCAACGCCGCCTCGTGGGTCAACCTGACCGGCGACGCGAACCTGCCCGACGGCCACCACGGCACGGTGTTCAACGCCCCTAACAGTGTGCTGTCGTTCGACTTCCTGCCCTACTCGCGCAGCGATCTAAACGGCGATCAGGACCTCACCCCCGACGACTGGCTGCTATTCCTGGGCAACCACCTGACCACCACCAGCATCGGCGACCTCGACGCCGACGGCGACAACGACTTCGACGATTTCCGCCTGTTCAAGACCGACTACGAGACGTTCCACGGATCGGGCGCGTTCGCGTCGATGCTGGCCTCGGTCGCCGCGCCGGAACCGTCG is drawn from Posidoniimonas polymericola and contains these coding sequences:
- a CDS encoding glycoside hydrolase family 43 protein, whose product is MFAATRHADSPNQTRYRCGLAFVLMAAALAPGVAVAANGTGQVFAYFQGPWPTGGHSGVYMSYSSDGLNFQPMNNGDPVYVPPEAWGPGSSTNTIDEDQTRDPSVLYGPDGYFHMVWTSGISTRSIGYAKSADLKTWTDEQLIDIWSPSTVVDHTWAPELFYDAANSQYQIIFASNLNGGDHKLYSITTSDFSSFSTADPNNPYFYNGATIIDAMIAEDSANNRYLMAVKDEQNGAKNIRLATAPTAQGPWTTDNPVIVGPGSAIEGNVTEGPSLLKVDDTWLLYYDAYGAGYFGVAATSDADPANAASWVNLTGDANLPDGHHGTVFNAPNSVLSFDFLPYSRSDLNGDQDLTPDDWLLFLGNHLTTTSIGDLDADGDNDFDDFRLFKTDYETFHGSGAFASMLASVAAPEPSAALLALMGVPVVLGRRRGK